From a single Desulforegula conservatrix Mb1Pa genomic region:
- a CDS encoding patatin-like phospholipase family protein, translated as MKKKALLLGAGGPLGGLEAGALIALDEMGVEFDIISGACIGSVIALTYTSPAKGMTGREALEMWCNASGLSDYIYNSICPYNYKVFQKNGLFMNPVSNAWLEAMTTFNPFFSINPRNEYQRFFSDMYLYMLTAMTPGSLAPYQTSISRIAPFLENFIDFDNIKNVEKDVYINALNVTDKRIEIFDKTEITMQHLIAGSSLFYICPQQNIDGKWYGEGSYLDSLNYKGLMESRKEDDIETLVVMNILNKKSLIRTPESLYDAYNLSIMLPFITIAEDDTKLYEAKHKGEKNLLKLGFTIPEEHAPYVMDWSASNFKKLRDIGYKAGMDFYKKHKESL; from the coding sequence ATGAAAAAGAAGGCATTACTGTTAGGCGCGGGAGGCCCGCTCGGGGGGCTTGAAGCCGGAGCTCTCATAGCACTTGACGAAATGGGCGTGGAATTTGACATCATATCAGGAGCCTGTATCGGTTCTGTCATTGCCCTGACATACACCAGTCCAGCTAAAGGGATGACAGGGAGGGAGGCCCTTGAAATGTGGTGCAATGCATCAGGGCTTTCGGATTATATCTACAATTCCATTTGTCCATACAATTATAAGGTTTTCCAGAAAAACGGCCTGTTCATGAACCCGGTAAGCAACGCCTGGCTGGAAGCCATGACGACCTTCAACCCATTTTTTTCGATTAATCCCAGGAACGAGTATCAGAGATTCTTTAGCGACATGTATCTGTATATGCTTACAGCCATGACGCCCGGTTCTCTTGCTCCTTATCAGACCTCAATCAGCCGGATAGCTCCTTTTCTTGAAAATTTCATAGACTTCGACAATATCAAGAATGTGGAGAAGGACGTTTATATCAACGCCCTGAACGTGACTGACAAACGGATAGAGATATTCGACAAGACAGAGATTACCATGCAGCACCTGATTGCAGGTTCCTCACTGTTTTACATCTGTCCACAGCAGAACATCGACGGGAAGTGGTATGGTGAAGGTTCGTATCTTGACAGCCTGAATTACAAGGGCCTCATGGAGTCGAGAAAGGAAGACGATATCGAAACCCTTGTCGTCATGAATATCCTGAATAAAAAGTCCCTGATAAGAACTCCCGAGAGTCTTTATGATGCTTATAATCTTTCCATAATGTTGCCCTTTATTACCATAGCTGAAGATGATACAAAGCTTTATGAAGCCAAGCACAAGGGGGAAAAGAATCTTTTGAAGCTGGGGTTTACCATTCCTGAAGAACATGCTCCATATGTCATGGACTGGAGCGCATCCAACTTTAAAAAGCTTCGTGATATCGGATACAAAGCAGGTATGGATTTCTACAAAAAGCATAAAGAATCGCTTTAG